A single genomic interval of Bradyrhizobium sp. sBnM-33 harbors:
- a CDS encoding ATP-binding cassette domain-containing protein, producing the protein MHVVRPTDIARASLDATAPLFELDQVRFAVAGRALLEPLTLSLPARSVVGLIGHNGSGKSTLLKLLARQQPSSSGTIRFEGRALREWSDRDYARKVAYLPQQTPPAAGMLVKELVALGRYPWHGALGRFGDTDRDKVAEAMALTHIEPFADRLVDTLSGGERQRVWIAMLVAQDAECLLLDEPTSALDIAHQIEVLSLVKRLARERNLGVVVVLHDVNMAARFCNEIIALHSGKLISRGAPDKIMTPAELETIYGIPMGVMPSPDHSHLISFAR; encoded by the coding sequence ATGCACGTAGTTCGGCCAACCGACATCGCGCGAGCCTCGCTCGATGCGACCGCGCCCTTGTTCGAGCTGGACCAGGTGCGGTTTGCTGTGGCGGGGCGCGCGCTGCTCGAACCGCTCACCCTGTCGCTTCCCGCGCGCAGCGTCGTCGGCCTGATCGGGCACAATGGCTCCGGCAAATCGACCTTGCTGAAATTGCTGGCGCGGCAACAGCCAAGCTCATCCGGCACGATCCGGTTCGAAGGGCGCGCGTTGCGCGAATGGAGCGACCGGGACTACGCCCGCAAGGTCGCCTATTTGCCGCAGCAGACGCCGCCCGCCGCCGGCATGCTGGTGAAGGAACTGGTCGCGCTGGGGCGCTATCCCTGGCATGGCGCGCTCGGCCGGTTTGGCGACACTGACCGCGATAAGGTGGCGGAAGCCATGGCGCTGACCCACATCGAGCCGTTTGCGGACCGGTTGGTCGATACATTGTCAGGCGGCGAGCGCCAGCGGGTTTGGATCGCCATGCTGGTTGCGCAGGATGCCGAATGCCTGTTGCTCGATGAGCCGACGTCGGCGCTCGACATTGCCCATCAGATCGAAGTTCTGTCGCTGGTGAAGCGGCTCGCGCGGGAGCGCAATCTCGGCGTGGTCGTCGTGCTCCATGACGTCAACATGGCGGCGCGCTTCTGCAACGAGATCATCGCCCTGCATTCGGGCAAACTGATTTCGCGCGGCGCGCCGGACAAGATCATGACGCCGGCCGAACTCG
- a CDS encoding siderophore-interacting protein: MDSLVSETRIPIADAAGLAARMIDHLAEHDIAFEDRGGLMVAKLPFGTSSLAVEAEALKIRVEANDKGNLEMLRSVVASHVIEFAGDESPTIVWSGHESNGGTLANFREVRLKAAIDLTPRMRRLTFTGDDIARFVNDDDLHVRLYFPPEGLAKPEWPWPAPDGRILWPEPDRRPITRYYTIRRIDLRAREIDIDFVVHDHAGPGSAFALNAKAGAICGMAGPLGRSIRPARWLLLAGDETALPAIARILETLPATATGEVFIEVADRLEQVPLIAPAGVSIRWLHRGDRPAGTTQLLVDAVKAVRWPEHREVFAWVACEAQALKALRNHLRDERKLSREQHLAVAYWSLRQP; this comes from the coding sequence TTGGACTCGCTTGTTTCCGAAACCCGCATTCCGATTGCTGATGCCGCCGGCCTTGCGGCCCGAATGATCGATCATCTTGCCGAGCATGATATCGCCTTCGAGGACCGGGGCGGCCTGATGGTGGCGAAACTGCCGTTTGGAACCAGTTCGCTCGCCGTCGAGGCCGAGGCGCTCAAGATCCGCGTCGAGGCCAACGACAAGGGCAACCTTGAAATGCTGCGATCGGTTGTCGCTTCCCACGTCATTGAGTTTGCCGGCGATGAGTCGCCGACCATCGTCTGGTCCGGCCATGAATCGAACGGCGGCACGCTGGCCAATTTCCGCGAGGTGCGGCTGAAGGCAGCGATCGACCTGACGCCCCGCATGCGCCGGCTGACATTCACCGGCGACGACATCGCCCGCTTTGTGAACGACGATGATCTGCACGTCCGTCTGTATTTTCCGCCGGAAGGCCTTGCCAAGCCCGAATGGCCGTGGCCCGCCCCCGACGGGCGAATCCTCTGGCCGGAGCCGGACCGCAGGCCTATCACCCGCTACTACACGATCCGCCGCATCGATCTGCGGGCCCGCGAGATCGACATCGATTTCGTGGTCCACGATCATGCCGGACCGGGCTCGGCGTTTGCCCTCAACGCGAAGGCCGGAGCCATTTGCGGCATGGCCGGTCCGCTCGGACGAAGCATTCGTCCGGCGCGCTGGTTGCTGCTGGCGGGCGACGAGACCGCCCTTCCCGCAATTGCGCGAATTCTTGAGACACTGCCGGCGACGGCAACCGGTGAAGTCTTCATCGAAGTCGCCGACCGGCTTGAGCAGGTTCCGCTGATAGCGCCAGCCGGCGTATCGATCCGCTGGCTGCATCGCGGCGACCGTCCGGCCGGCACGACGCAGCTATTGGTCGATGCCGTCAAGGCCGTGCGATGGCCTGAACATCGCGAGGTCTTTGCATGGGTCGCGTGCGAAGCGCAGGCGCTGAAGGCGCTGCGAAACCATCTGCGCGACGAGCGGAAGCTCTCCCGCGAGCAACATCTTGCGGTCGCGTATTGGAGCCTGCGGCAGCCATGA
- a CDS encoding cyclic peptide export ABC transporter has product MMNPRSGLTAQILHLLRSYWPIVLGGTVLGVVGGASVAGLLAVVNRGLYASQDDVATLLFAFAGLCLLILIGSIGADISANYVGQRIIAELRKSLAAKILAAPIDQLEIYRTHRLIPVLTHDVDTISDFAFFFSSFFVSVVITLGCMVYLAVLSWPLFLITGLVIVLGSLAHAYARTRGVQGFNIARDSEDQLQKHYRAIAEGAKELRLNRARRQRVYVDQLQRTVDHISAVQIKSINLFVTARALGTMLFFVVIGVALTLRPFLWPDSPAAVSSGFVLVLLYMRGPIDQVIGILPALGRAQVAMKRIAELSEQFATPEQDLLSASSTAPDGSGRIESIELRGVSYGFRAVPGSNPFVLGPIDLHVRQGDIVFIVGENGSGKTTLIKLLLGLYAPQRGTLLRDGIPVVTETRDDYRQLFTTIFSDYYLFEDLLQGAGMVPDVAERYLERLEVAHKVSVENGVFTTTDLSTGQRKRLALMNAWLEERPVLVFDEWAADQDPAFRHIFYTELLPDLKRMGKTIIVISHDDRYFGVADHLVRLRNGKIVAGDARTHDIIKSSSVPTDASL; this is encoded by the coding sequence ATGATGAATCCACGAAGCGGCCTGACGGCGCAGATCCTGCATCTCCTGCGGTCCTACTGGCCGATCGTGCTAGGCGGCACCGTTCTCGGCGTTGTCGGCGGCGCCAGCGTTGCGGGGCTGCTCGCGGTCGTCAATCGCGGCCTCTACGCGTCGCAAGACGACGTCGCCACGCTGCTGTTCGCGTTTGCGGGGCTGTGTCTCCTAATCCTGATCGGCTCGATCGGCGCCGATATCAGCGCCAACTATGTTGGACAACGGATTATCGCCGAGCTGCGCAAGTCGCTCGCCGCCAAGATCCTGGCGGCTCCGATCGATCAACTCGAAATCTACCGGACGCATCGGCTGATTCCGGTCCTCACCCACGACGTCGATACCATCAGCGATTTCGCGTTCTTCTTCTCCTCCTTCTTCGTGTCCGTCGTCATCACGCTCGGCTGCATGGTCTATCTGGCGGTGCTGTCGTGGCCGCTTTTTCTGATTACGGGGCTGGTCATCGTCCTAGGCTCGCTGGCGCACGCCTATGCGCGAACGCGAGGCGTTCAGGGCTTCAATATCGCCCGCGATTCCGAAGACCAACTGCAGAAGCACTACCGCGCGATCGCCGAGGGCGCGAAGGAGCTGCGCCTGAACCGCGCCCGCCGTCAGCGCGTCTATGTCGACCAGCTTCAGCGCACCGTCGACCATATCAGCGCGGTGCAGATCAAATCGATCAATCTCTTCGTGACGGCGCGCGCGCTCGGCACGATGTTGTTCTTCGTCGTGATCGGCGTCGCGCTGACTTTGCGTCCGTTCCTCTGGCCCGACAGCCCGGCTGCGGTGTCCAGCGGCTTCGTCCTGGTGCTGCTCTATATGCGGGGGCCTATCGATCAGGTGATCGGGATCCTGCCGGCATTGGGCCGCGCGCAGGTGGCGATGAAGCGGATCGCCGAGCTTTCGGAGCAGTTCGCGACGCCCGAGCAGGACTTGCTGTCCGCGTCATCGACCGCGCCGGATGGATCGGGCAGAATCGAATCGATCGAGCTCCGTGGCGTCTCGTACGGCTTTCGCGCGGTGCCCGGCAGCAACCCCTTCGTGCTCGGACCGATTGACCTGCATGTCCGGCAGGGAGACATCGTTTTCATTGTCGGTGAAAATGGAAGCGGAAAAACCACGCTGATCAAGTTGCTGCTGGGTCTCTACGCGCCGCAGAGAGGTACGCTGCTTCGGGACGGTATACCCGTCGTGACGGAAACGCGGGATGATTACCGGCAGCTCTTCACGACCATCTTTTCCGACTACTACCTGTTTGAAGATCTTCTGCAGGGAGCGGGAATGGTGCCTGACGTCGCGGAGCGCTATCTCGAGCGATTGGAGGTCGCGCATAAGGTCTCGGTGGAGAACGGCGTATTTACTACGACGGACCTGTCGACCGGTCAACGCAAGCGGCTGGCGCTGATGAATGCCTGGCTCGAGGAGAGGCCGGTCCTTGTGTTCGACGAGTGGGCCGCGGATCAGGACCCTGCCTTCCGGCATATCTTTTACACGGAACTGCTGCCTGATCTGAAACGCATGGGAAAGACGATCATCGTGATCTCACACGATGACCGCTATTTCGGCGTGGCAGATCATCTGGTGCGACTGCGCAACGGCAAGATTGTCGCGGGCGATGCGAGAACCCATGACATCATCAAATCGTCATCGGTTCCAACCGACGCCTCTCTTTAG
- a CDS encoding GNAT family N-acetyltransferase, whose product MTVVQDGGGDIRIAVGITTVMRLRLDDGLDHLKILTTPDDPQLAVSAISAAAEAMFGWRPSLDRLVVDSASAELARELMSHGLALMAGADLVLLPELIMQRRDNWLVNAERPPLPQLHVMTDGKRHPRRSPKPVGKVYARFIPWLAEVISFRVANVDGDLHLLHRWMNDPRVDAFWNEAGDLEKHRRYLSGILADPHMLPLIGCFDDEPFGYFELYWAKENRLAPFYDADDYDRGWHVVVGEDAYRGRRYISAWLPSLMHYMFLDDCRTQRIVGEPAAAHAQQLRNLEVSGFAKIKNFDFPHKRATLVMLLRERFFGDRLWLPAATSPATTS is encoded by the coding sequence ATGACCGTCGTTCAAGACGGCGGGGGAGATATCCGCATTGCGGTGGGCATCACGACGGTGATGCGCCTGCGTCTCGATGACGGGCTCGATCATCTGAAAATATTGACCACTCCTGACGATCCGCAACTGGCGGTCTCGGCGATTTCGGCGGCGGCTGAAGCCATGTTTGGATGGCGGCCGAGTCTTGACCGGCTTGTGGTGGATTCAGCCAGCGCAGAGCTTGCGCGCGAGTTGATGAGCCACGGTCTCGCTCTCATGGCGGGGGCAGACCTAGTGCTGCTTCCCGAACTAATCATGCAGCGGCGGGACAATTGGCTGGTCAATGCCGAACGGCCGCCATTGCCGCAACTCCACGTCATGACGGACGGCAAGCGCCATCCGCGACGCTCGCCAAAGCCGGTGGGAAAGGTCTATGCCCGCTTCATACCATGGCTCGCCGAAGTGATCTCCTTTCGCGTCGCGAACGTGGACGGCGACCTGCATCTGCTGCACCGCTGGATGAACGATCCCCGCGTCGACGCGTTCTGGAACGAAGCGGGCGATCTCGAAAAGCATCGGCGCTATCTCTCCGGCATTCTGGCGGACCCGCACATGCTGCCGCTCATCGGCTGCTTCGACGACGAGCCGTTTGGCTACTTCGAGCTCTACTGGGCCAAGGAGAATCGTCTCGCGCCGTTCTATGATGCCGACGATTACGATCGCGGCTGGCATGTCGTCGTCGGCGAGGACGCCTATCGCGGGCGCCGCTATATCAGCGCCTGGCTGCCGTCACTGATGCACTACATGTTCCTTGACGATTGTCGAACGCAACGAATCGTCGGCGAGCCGGCGGCGGCGCATGCGCAGCAGCTCCGCAATCTGGAAGTCTCGGGATTCGCAAAGATCAAAAACTTCGATTTTCCGCACAAGCGGGCCACGCTCGTGATGCTGTTGCGCGAACGCTTCTTTGGTGACCGGCTGTGGCTGCCGGCAGCGACCAGCCCTGCGACCACGTCCTAA
- a CDS encoding lysine N(6)-hydroxylase/L-ornithine N(5)-oxygenase family protein, whose translation MSHQFAIEHDVIGVGFGPSNLALAIALDECARRSRLKCAALFVEKQPQFTWHGGMLLPGSDMQISFLKDLVSLRDPTSPFTFVNYLHKRGRLQDFINCRTFYPSRIEFNDYLRWVAAQFKSQAVYGETIIVIEPVTVGQSVTSLRVHSRTLAGGETVRLARNLVVAVGGRPFIPQVFAKIADDPRLLHSSRYLDRVEDIDLGGKAARVAVVGGGQSATEVTVDLRGRFPDASIDLIFRGHALKPSDSSPFVNEIFNPDYTDFIYAQPAERRDAIVRNFRNTNYAVVDSDLLDQLYRLLYQQRVSGTTGIALHPRSEITSIDARPEGIEIGTIDKFGGAKRRSAYDAVILATGYDRETPHAFLEPIQRYIRDAVLDRNYKLVTSPAFRPQIHLQGYSEASHGLSDTLLSVLATRSQEIAESLLSTISRRELIA comes from the coding sequence ATGTCTCACCAGTTTGCGATCGAGCACGACGTCATCGGGGTCGGATTCGGGCCGTCCAATCTTGCGCTCGCGATCGCATTGGATGAATGCGCCAGAAGATCACGTCTGAAATGCGCCGCTCTGTTCGTGGAGAAGCAGCCGCAATTCACCTGGCACGGCGGCATGCTGCTTCCAGGCAGCGACATGCAGATCTCGTTTCTCAAGGACCTCGTTTCATTGCGTGATCCGACCAGTCCGTTCACCTTCGTGAACTATCTCCACAAGCGCGGCCGTTTGCAGGATTTCATCAACTGCCGAACGTTCTATCCGAGCCGGATTGAATTCAACGACTATCTGCGGTGGGTCGCGGCCCAGTTCAAGTCTCAGGCGGTCTACGGCGAAACCATCATCGTTATCGAGCCGGTGACTGTCGGCCAGTCGGTGACGTCCTTGCGCGTTCATTCACGGACGCTCGCCGGCGGGGAGACGGTTCGGCTTGCAAGGAACCTGGTGGTCGCGGTCGGAGGGCGACCGTTTATCCCGCAAGTATTTGCGAAGATCGCCGATGATCCCAGATTGTTGCACTCCAGCCGCTATCTCGACAGGGTCGAGGACATCGACCTCGGTGGAAAGGCCGCGCGCGTGGCCGTGGTCGGGGGAGGGCAGAGCGCGACCGAGGTGACGGTGGACCTTCGCGGGCGATTTCCGGACGCGAGCATTGATCTGATCTTTCGCGGCCATGCCTTGAAGCCGTCCGACAGCAGCCCGTTCGTCAACGAGATTTTCAATCCGGATTACACCGACTTCATCTATGCGCAGCCCGCCGAGCGGCGAGACGCTATCGTTCGCAACTTCCGGAACACGAACTATGCGGTGGTCGATTCTGATCTCCTCGACCAGTTGTATCGATTGCTCTACCAGCAGCGCGTCAGCGGCACGACGGGGATCGCGTTGCACCCGCGCAGCGAGATAACGAGTATAGATGCCAGACCGGAAGGCATCGAGATTGGCACGATTGACAAGTTCGGCGGTGCAAAGCGCCGATCGGCCTATGATGCCGTCATTCTGGCAACGGGCTACGACAGGGAGACGCCGCACGCGTTTCTGGAGCCGATCCAGCGTTATATTCGCGATGCCGTGCTGGACCGTAACTACAAGCTCGTCACCAGCCCGGCATTTCGGCCGCAAATCCATCTCCAGGGATACTCCGAGGCGTCTCACGGCCTGAGTGATACGTTGCTGTCCGTTCTTGCAACGCGCTCGCAGGAAATCGCGGAATCGCTGCTTTCGACGATTTCGCGCCGCGAGCTCATCGCGTAA
- a CDS encoding 4'-phosphopantetheinyl transferase family protein: MLSVERAAKLLDAGETDRMVRFLHIEDRMSYLAAHTGIRLMLGGLVGQSAEALRFQPSAHGKPMLVAGPVEIDFSLSHARGTVAVAAARMPIGVDIEPLREIADMDSIGEIVLAAEEREVLRNAPAALRSRLFLRYWTLKEALLKAAALGFTIAPSTVIVDAGPSPAVLSVPPALGSAAQWRLIAPAI; this comes from the coding sequence ATGCTCAGCGTCGAGCGAGCTGCGAAACTGCTCGATGCCGGTGAGACCGATCGCATGGTGCGATTCCTGCACATCGAAGATCGAATGAGCTATCTGGCTGCGCATACGGGGATTCGCCTCATGCTTGGCGGGCTTGTCGGTCAATCGGCTGAAGCCCTGCGGTTTCAACCATCGGCGCATGGCAAGCCCATGCTCGTTGCTGGTCCAGTGGAGATCGACTTCAGCCTGAGCCACGCGAGGGGCACTGTGGCCGTTGCAGCCGCCCGCATGCCTATCGGCGTCGATATCGAACCGCTGCGGGAAATTGCCGATATGGATTCGATCGGCGAAATCGTCCTGGCGGCAGAAGAGCGGGAGGTTCTACGGAACGCTCCCGCGGCACTTCGGTCCCGGCTCTTTCTTCGCTATTGGACCCTCAAGGAAGCCCTGCTGAAGGCGGCCGCACTCGGATTCACGATAGCTCCGAGCACCGTGATCGTCGACGCAGGCCCGTCACCCGCCGTGCTTTCGGTGCCGCCCGCGCTTGGATCCGCCGCACAGTGGCGACTCATTGCCCCCGCTATCTGA
- a CDS encoding LysR substrate-binding domain-containing protein — MGTALFLRGSRGLVLTSAGKTFADSAREALDRIADAADGLRLRRFRRLSVGVYGFFVSRFLLPIWPTLNAAYPDLEVDLHTSSNPLDLLASRYDAVIAVSDGQPRAGLVTHSLMPIATVPVCAPQYMKNGAVDFATVPLLHARPRPDDWRRWLDHAQFADVPVQGGSSFESLGLTIEAAAAGMGVAIAIDGLLAPDLARGNLVKAHPIVRPTRRQFVLEYEQRMADDPALTAFVAWLNNARGQQAPKKLAVKKTATKAGAEYAR; from the coding sequence ATGGGGACCGCCCTTTTCCTGCGCGGCTCGCGTGGTCTGGTTCTTACCTCCGCAGGCAAGACGTTTGCCGATTCCGCCCGCGAGGCATTGGACCGGATCGCAGATGCCGCCGACGGCCTGCGGTTGCGGCGTTTCAGGCGGCTTTCGGTCGGGGTCTATGGCTTCTTCGTCTCGCGCTTCCTGCTGCCGATCTGGCCCACGCTCAATGCGGCCTATCCCGATCTGGAAGTCGACCTGCACACGAGCTCCAATCCGCTCGACCTTCTCGCCAGCCGTTACGACGCGGTGATCGCCGTCTCAGACGGGCAGCCGCGCGCCGGGCTCGTCACCCATTCCTTGATGCCGATCGCGACCGTGCCGGTCTGCGCGCCGCAGTACATGAAGAACGGCGCGGTGGATTTCGCCACCGTTCCTCTCCTGCATGCGCGGCCGCGCCCGGACGATTGGCGGCGGTGGCTCGATCACGCGCAATTCGCCGACGTGCCCGTGCAGGGCGGCAGCAGCTTCGAAAGCCTTGGCTTGACTATTGAAGCCGCGGCCGCCGGCATGGGCGTCGCCATCGCCATCGACGGTCTTCTTGCGCCTGACCTCGCACGCGGCAATCTCGTCAAGGCCCATCCAATCGTTCGCCCGACACGCCGGCAGTTCGTGCTCGAATACGAGCAGCGCATGGCTGATGATCCCGCGCTGACAGCTTTCGTCGCCTGGCTGAATAATGCACGCGGCCAGCAAGCGCCGAAGAAGCTCGCCGTGAAGAAGACTGCGACGAAGGCAGGCGCAGAGTATGCGCGTTGA
- a CDS encoding acyl-CoA dehydrogenase family protein, which translates to MTTHADLTGRDAAARRSRALAPTCRGLNYYSLDQSLRDLLPHYMEAPLLAHLAPHLSELGELAGGRLHDLSDQAEHHQPVLHPRDGYGRDEEWVEYHPAYREMESIAFGKFGMHAMCNRGGVMGWPSPMPPIAKYVFHYLFAQAEFGLLCPVNLTDSSSELVRRFGTDELRQRYLERMWSQDPATLLKCAQFMTEKTGGSDVGAGELVAVSDGKDWKLWGEKWFCSNVDAELAVLLARPEGAVPGGRGLGLFLMPKVLPDGRRNSYRILRLKDKLGSRTMASGEIVFEGATAYQLGELDQGLKHMLVMVNSSRVSHLARAAGMMRRCLNEAMIAARHRNAFGRAVIDHPLMRRQLLKLMVPTEQALSALLYSATASDKVLRLLTPIAKYRACRDNVTVATGAMEARGGNGYIEDWPNARLVRDAHLGLLWEGTSNINALDAVQRAVGKARGHEALRDDLGRRLEDTAGMPGQFRTRLSGALTDAIRFAEQVAADPENERFCRIAAGKLYHATTAALLAFEGTRLGNGGGDARRLLLSRFVLEHRSAEHSSTNLQAQDWENAAINLLLSNAPVSMREAAALVQG; encoded by the coding sequence ATGACCACCCATGCCGATCTGACCGGCCGCGACGCCGCGGCGCGGCGCTCCAGAGCACTGGCGCCGACCTGTCGCGGGCTAAACTATTATTCGCTTGACCAAAGCCTGCGCGACCTCTTGCCCCATTATATGGAGGCGCCGCTGCTGGCGCATCTCGCGCCACACCTTTCCGAACTCGGCGAACTCGCCGGAGGCCGGCTGCACGACTTGTCAGACCAGGCCGAGCATCATCAGCCGGTGCTGCATCCGCGGGACGGCTATGGCCGCGACGAGGAATGGGTCGAATATCACCCGGCCTATCGCGAGATGGAAAGCATCGCGTTCGGAAAATTCGGCATGCACGCGATGTGCAACCGCGGCGGCGTCATGGGCTGGCCTTCGCCGATGCCGCCGATCGCCAAATACGTCTTTCACTATCTGTTCGCGCAAGCCGAGTTCGGCCTGCTTTGCCCGGTCAATCTCACCGACAGCTCTTCGGAGTTGGTACGCCGTTTCGGCACGGATGAGCTGCGCCAGCGCTATCTCGAACGGATGTGGAGCCAGGATCCCGCCACGCTGCTCAAGTGCGCGCAATTCATGACCGAGAAGACCGGCGGCTCCGATGTGGGTGCCGGCGAACTCGTTGCTGTCAGCGACGGCAAGGATTGGAAGCTGTGGGGCGAGAAGTGGTTCTGCTCGAACGTCGACGCCGAACTGGCGGTGCTGCTCGCCCGGCCCGAGGGCGCTGTGCCCGGCGGCCGCGGCCTCGGCCTGTTTCTGATGCCAAAAGTCCTTCCCGATGGACGGCGGAATTCGTACCGGATCCTGCGGTTGAAGGACAAGCTCGGCAGCCGCACCATGGCAAGCGGCGAGATCGTTTTCGAGGGAGCCACAGCCTACCAGCTCGGCGAACTGGATCAGGGTCTCAAGCACATGCTGGTGATGGTGAATTCGAGCCGGGTGTCGCATCTTGCGCGCGCGGCCGGCATGATGCGGCGATGCCTCAATGAGGCGATGATCGCCGCGCGGCATCGCAACGCGTTCGGGCGCGCCGTGATCGACCATCCGCTGATGCGCAGGCAGTTGCTCAAGCTCATGGTCCCAACGGAGCAGGCGCTGTCGGCGCTACTGTATTCGGCAACCGCATCCGACAAGGTGCTGCGGCTGCTGACGCCGATCGCAAAATACCGGGCGTGCCGGGATAATGTCACGGTCGCCACGGGTGCGATGGAGGCCCGCGGCGGCAATGGCTATATCGAGGATTGGCCGAACGCGCGGCTGGTTCGCGATGCCCATCTCGGCCTGCTGTGGGAAGGCACCAGCAACATCAACGCGCTCGATGCGGTTCAGCGCGCGGTCGGAAAGGCGCGGGGCCATGAAGCGTTGCGCGACGATCTCGGCCGCCGCCTGGAAGATACGGCCGGGATGCCGGGTCAGTTCCGAACGCGCCTTTCCGGCGCGCTGACGGACGCCATACGCTTTGCGGAACAGGTTGCGGCCGATCCGGAGAACGAGCGATTTTGCAGGATTGCCGCCGGAAAGCTGTACCACGCTACGACGGCTGCGCTGCTGGCATTCGAAGGCACGCGCCTCGGCAACGGCGGCGGCGATGCACGCCGCCTGCTGCTTTCGCGTTTTGTGCTCGAGCATCGCTCGGCCGAACATTCGTCTACCAATCTGCAGGCGCAGGATTGGGAGAACGCAGCGATCAATTTGCTGCTCAGCAATGCGCCGGTCTCGATGCGCGAGGCTGCCGCGCTGGTGCAGGGATAG
- a CDS encoding 2-keto-4-pentenoate hydratase: protein MNDARKSGLDQRLVPPDKATAYRVAGMVAEELGWDVVGWKIAGMKQGLQRQLRTDSPIYGRVFAPIMESPASVEHAKLCSPIPEVEYQARLGADLPPREKPYTLAEVRESVASLHTGIELAECRFVHDAAFPPLPAILADGAGSGIVVCGAAIPDWKTRDIAGQEVLLTCNGSLRRKGTAGEALDHPMVPLTWLANELSRTGIGMKAGQTVSTGTVTGMLRPKPGEIYVADFGPFGSVMATYA, encoded by the coding sequence GTGAACGACGCACGCAAAAGCGGCCTCGATCAACGGCTGGTGCCGCCTGACAAGGCGACAGCCTATCGCGTTGCCGGAATGGTCGCGGAAGAACTGGGCTGGGACGTCGTCGGCTGGAAGATCGCCGGCATGAAGCAGGGGCTGCAGCGCCAGCTTCGCACGGACTCGCCGATCTATGGCCGGGTGTTCGCACCGATCATGGAGTCGCCGGCCAGCGTCGAGCACGCCAAACTCTGCAGCCCGATTCCCGAAGTCGAGTATCAGGCGCGCCTGGGGGCCGATCTGCCGCCGCGCGAAAAACCCTATACACTTGCGGAAGTCAGAGAGTCAGTGGCGTCGCTGCATACGGGAATCGAACTCGCCGAATGCCGCTTCGTCCACGACGCCGCGTTTCCGCCGCTGCCTGCGATCCTCGCCGATGGCGCGGGAAGCGGCATCGTCGTCTGCGGCGCCGCGATCCCCGATTGGAAGACGCGCGACATCGCCGGGCAGGAAGTGTTGTTGACCTGCAACGGCTCGCTGCGTCGAAAGGGCACGGCGGGCGAAGCGCTCGACCATCCCATGGTGCCGCTCACCTGGCTTGCCAACGAGCTCTCGCGCACCGGCATCGGAATGAAGGCGGGACAGACCGTCAGCACGGGGACGGTAACAGGCATGTTGCGGCCGAAGCCTGGCGAGATCTATGTCGCGGACTTCGGCCCGTTCGGGAGCGTGATGGCCACCTACGCGTGA
- a CDS encoding ABC transporter ATP-binding protein, with amino-acid sequence MSEPLLRVTGLKKHFPVKGGLLSREVGRVHAVDGVSFAVNRGETLGLVGESGCGKSTTARCVLRLVEPSEGEIVFDGRDVRGLSGGDLRAMRRNMQIVFQDPFASLNPRMTVGAILGEAFTIHALASSASERDDRVASLLVKVGLKAEHMRRYPHEFSGGQRQRIVIARALAVEPKFIVCDEPVSALDVSIQAQVINLLEDLQSELKLTYLFVAHDLSVVEHISDRVAVMYLGRIVELADANDLYRNPRHPYTQALLSAVPVPDPKVKRKRIRLQGDVPSPMNPPRGCHFHTRCPVAEPRCRESAPELKQGSDGHFVACHLA; translated from the coding sequence ATGAGCGAGCCCCTGCTCCGCGTCACCGGCCTGAAAAAGCATTTTCCGGTCAAGGGCGGACTCCTTTCGCGCGAGGTCGGCCGCGTTCATGCTGTCGACGGCGTGTCCTTTGCGGTCAATCGCGGCGAAACGCTCGGCCTCGTCGGCGAGTCCGGCTGCGGCAAGTCCACCACCGCGCGCTGCGTGCTGCGCCTGGTCGAACCCAGCGAAGGCGAGATTGTCTTCGATGGGCGCGACGTGCGGGGACTTTCCGGCGGCGACCTGCGCGCCATGCGGCGCAACATGCAGATCGTCTTCCAGGACCCCTTTGCCTCGCTCAATCCGCGCATGACCGTCGGCGCGATTCTCGGCGAAGCCTTCACCATCCACGCGCTCGCTTCCTCGGCAAGCGAGCGGGATGACCGCGTGGCGAGTCTTCTCGTCAAGGTCGGGCTGAAGGCCGAGCACATGCGCCGCTATCCGCACGAATTTTCCGGCGGCCAGCGCCAGCGCATCGTGATTGCGCGCGCACTTGCGGTGGAGCCGAAATTCATCGTCTGCGACGAGCCGGTTTCCGCGCTCGACGTCTCCATCCAGGCGCAGGTGATCAATCTGTTGGAAGACCTGCAGTCCGAGCTCAAGCTCACCTATCTGTTCGTCGCCCACGATCTCTCGGTCGTCGAGCACATTTCCGACCGCGTCGCGGTGATGTATCTCGGCCGTATCGTCGAGCTGGCTGACGCGAACGACCTCTACCGCAATCCCCGACACCCCTATACGCAGGCGCTGCTTTCCGCCGTGCCGGTGCCAGACCCGAAGGTGAAGCGCAAGCGGATCCGGCTGCAGGGCGATGTGCCCAGTCCGATGAACCCGCCGCGCGGCTGCCACTTCCACACCCGCTGCCCGGTCGCCGAACCGCGCTGCCGGGAAAGCGCGCCCGAGCTGAAGCAAGGCAGCGACGGGCATTTCGTGGCCTGCCATCTGGCCTGA